GGCTCACTACAGAGGAGGTGGCGCCCCCTGCATAGCCACCGCCGCTGCCAGACGCACCTCTACACCGCCGGTGGTGGTCAGTGGCATCACTGCTGCTTTTATCTGCACcacattttagtttatttttcatAGCCTCCCCCCCCATACAGGATGTACGAAAAGCCATAAAGTCACAGATAACTACGCGCGACGGAGAGAAGTCGCAGAGCGCGGGACGAGCCATCAGCCAGCACGATGCGGCATTATACACGCCGTACAGACCATACATCGCCATCACGTGCATCAGTGTCAGGGGGACGTCACTGAGGTGTCAAAAAAATAACTTAAAGAAAATACGGTGCAAGGTCCAGCAGATAATTTATAGTtgatttaaaggggtaatccaacCCCCAAAAATGCTCCTCCAAATGCCCGGGTCCCTCagacagattgtacttaccttggCACTGTTGCccacacggccaccgctgcatctctcaCCCGCGATgttagggaggcttgttcccgaCGTGGCTAGCTATTGGCTGCCCTCCACCGTCGCTGGAAGTTTTGATCCacgtgacggggagatgcagtggcggccgtgcgggcatcagacGCGGGTGCCGGGGCCTGGGGTAAGTATGACCACTATGAAGGGCccaggcatggggggggggggggggcgcattatagggtttggataacccctttaagtatatcctttttcttttcatttcctgcacattataaaaaaactaaaattacaaaaattattCGACATTTTAACCCTTCAACGACCGAGTATTTATGGCTTAAACATCTCCATTTATTtattcacttttatttatttattttattatttataataataataataataataataataataatgaatgtGTTAACGTGTTTGCAGAATCCTCAGGGTTTTTTTTCGTGCTGTTTTTTATGGAGCTTTTGGCGCTTTCTTTTTTCACCAGTGGGTGTTCACTTTGTTACAAAGCTGCATTTTCAGCTTGAGGTTTTTGACACTGATCTGGGCCAAAAAACGCGTGGAtgacacaccaaaaaaaaaaacgcatggacttacatggagctgttttttatgcttcccgttcatttcaatggtaaaATCAGCGACAAGCAAACTGGGCCTAAAAAAATGTCACCAATATATttatctgtttttcttttttggctgCCTTCGTTTAAGTTCACACCTGCTACACCTCCTGCTCTGGAGCAGATTTTGTCAAAATAGTGCAGTATGCAATTTTTTCGGGTAGACTAATGGACACCGCTATAGAAGCTGGGGGGCTGCACTGTAAATCACTGGGGTGTCAGTGACCGTGGTGTCCATTAGGGGATGAGATCTCGCTTTGTGATGTGAACAGGGCTCTAGCCGCTTCCAGGCAGGCCTCATGTACAGATCCAGCACActcagacctattcatttctatgggtttaTGAAAAATACGGACAGCGCACGGTTATCCTCCGTGTGCTGTTTGCATCGGCGTTGTGGAAACACGTCCTATTCGGGAcgattttgcagacaaggatagccATGTCTATAATGGGGCCTCATGAGGTGTGCAGGAGTCCTCAgagtttggtcagtgttttccatcagtgatttgtgagccaaaaatgGGTCCAAAACGCAGAACaggagcaaatctttccattatgggCTCgtgcaaacgtatttttttttccgtgaACGTTCCGTTTTATTGTGGCCCGTGTGCGAagctattcacttcaataggaacaaaaaaaaaaatgtaaatgactcCGTGTGTCCGTATGTCGCCaaggccgttccgcaaaaaaaattgagtatgtcccattcttgtctgtattacggacaaggataggactgttctattatgggcaagACGTTCCGTCCCGCGAAATGTGGAAAGCTCGTGGCCTGTAtccgtcttttgcggatccacaatttgctgaccaacggtcgtgagcatgagccctaaacctgaTCTCGGTGTAGCCTGCATTCCTGGTTCTGgctgacaatcactgatggaaatcactgaccaaacactgaccttACGGGCCGGGGATTGTAAAGCTGCCAGAACCTCTAACTTGGGATCAATATTCGGGGCATGACTATAGGGCATCTGGAGGCAGTCACACCCGCGCCCTACACCCTCTGCCTCACTAGACATCACTGCCCATGATAACGGGGCCCATATTACAGATTTTGCTTTTGGGACCCAGGTGTTTTCTAGCCCGGACAGACAACCTGCTTATGGTGGAGAGATTCCGATTAGGGGGTTTTGCTGTAAAGCATCAGGGCCATGTAATCAAgggtgtttccattcactgacagcaagaagagatcttgttgtttccattcactgacagcaagaagaGATCTTGAAAAGGATAAAGAATGGAAGCGGATCGTGCTAGAAAGTTGCAGGACGCTGCTGGAACTCATTACATTGTGTGCGTCAGCCCCTTTTCACATTAGGCAACTGACGATGAATCATTGTATCCATTGCTTATCAGTTcaagatttctgcttgctgtcagtgaatgggaacattcttGCTTATATGTCATCTTAGGGCAGGTTCAGGCGGCTGATTTGCTGTTTCAGCCATTAACCATAAGGAAGTGTCTGGTCTAACCGGATGCAGACCTCATGCTTTTTTAGCTTTTGATgcttattttttaggttttttttcttcttccttttttccAGTCCCTTCCCCTATAATATACTGCACGTGTACAATATGTGTACGAGGTCTAATGGGGGATAGACACAGGGATGTGACCGATACAATGTGTCGCTCATGTGGCTTTATGGCTGGAAACACGGGCCGAGCGAGATGTCCCCCCGACACCTGCGGGGCCTGCGGACATAGGAAGTGACCTCACTGGAAACGAGGACGTCTCCAGCCGTCTCATCTGGGTGGGTCCCGAATGACCTAAACAAAACACAAATAGAAATCTCAGGGTTTTCGTTCCTTTCTCATTAAAAAGAGAATTCAGTATTGAAGAAATAATGAAGAGATAAAACATCATGTTATATATGAGCACGTATAGATGGATGTCCCTCAGAGCTGAACTCTGCCCCCTGGACCAGTGTGTTCCAGTCTTGTTCTCTAAACCTGCATGTGTGATGATATGTGTGATATGTGGGATGATATGTGTGATATGTGTGATATGTGGGATGATATGTGTGATATGTGGGATGATATGTGCGATGATATGTGTGATATGATATAAGTGATATGTGGGATGATATGTGTGATATGTGGGATGATATAAGTGATATGTGTGATGATAGAAAGTGATGATATATGTGATACGTGATGATATATGTGATATGTGGGATGATATAAGTGATATGTGTGATGATATAAGTGACGATATATGTGATATGTGTGATTATATAAGTGATGATATAAGTGATATGTGTGATGATATAAGTGATATGTGTGATGATATAAGTTATGATATGTGGGATGATATAAGTGATGAGATATGTGATATGTGGGATGATATAAGTGATATGTGGGATGATATAAGTGAGGATATATGTGATATGTGTGATGATATAGGTGATAGGTGTGATGATATAACTGATGATATATGTGATATGTGTGATGATATAAGTGATATGTGGGATGATATAAGTGATGATATATGTGATATGTGGGATGATATAAGTGATGATATATGTGATATGTGGGATGATATAAGTGATGATATATGTGATATGTGTGATGATATAACTGATGATATATGTGTGATGATATAAGTGATATGTGGGATGATATAAGTGATGATATATGTGATATGTGGGATGATATAAGTGATGATATATGTGATATGTGTGATGATATAAGTGATGATATATGTGATATTTGGGATGATATATGTGATGATATATGTGATATGATATAAGTGATATGTGGGATGATATAAGTGATATGTGTGATGATATAAGTTATGATATGTGTGATGATATAAGTGATGATATAAGTGATATGTGTGATGATATAAGTGATATGTGTGATGATATAAGTTATGATATGTGGGATGATATAAGTGATGATATATGTGATATGTGGGATGATATAAGTGAGGATATATGTGATATGTGGGATGATATAAGTGAGGATATATGTGATATGTGTGATGATATAGGTGATAGGTGTGATGATATAACTGATGATATATGCAATATGTGTGATGATATAAGTGATGATATATGTGATATGTGGGATGATATAAGTGATGATATGTGGGATGATATAGGTGAGAGGTGTGATGATATAACTGATGATATATGTGATATGTGGGATGTTATAAGTGATGATATATGTGATATGTGGGATGATATAAGTGATGATATATGTGATATGTGGGATGATATAAGTGATGATATATGTGATAGGTGTGATGATATAACTGATGATATATGTGATATGTGTGATGATATAAGTGAGGATATATGTGATATGTGTGATGATATAGGTGATAGGTGTGATGATATAACTGATGATATATGCAATATGTGTGATGATATAAGTGATGATATAAGTGATGATATGTGGGATGATATAGGTGATAGGTGTGATGATATAACTGATGATATATGTGATATGTGTGATGATATAAGTGATATGTGGGATGATATAAGTGATGATATATGTGATATGTGGGATGATATAAGTGATGATATATGTGATATGTGGGATGATATAAGTGATGATATATGTGATATGTGTGATGATATAACTGATGATATATGTGTGATGATATAAGTGATATGTGGGATGATATAAGTGATGATATATGTGATATGTGGGATGATATAAGTGATGATATATGTGATATGTGTGATGATATAAGTGATGATATATGTGATATTTGGGATGATATATGTGATGATATATGTGATATGATATAAGTGATATGTGGGATGATATAAGTGATATGTGTGATGATATAAGTTATGATATGTGTGATGATATAAGTGATGATATAAGTGATATGTGTGATGATATAAGTGATATGTGTGATGATATAAGTTATGATATGTGGGATGATATAAGTGATGATATATGTGATATGTGGGATGATATAAGTGAGGATATATGTGATATGTGGGATGATATAAGTGAGGATATATGTGATATGTGTGATGATATAGGTGATAGGTGTGATGATATAACTGATGATATATGCAATATGTGTGATGATATAAGTGATGATATATGTGATATGTGGGATGATATAAGTGATGATATGTGGGATGATATAGGTGAGAGGTGTGATGATATAACTGATGATATATGTGATATGTGGGATGATATAAGTGATGATATATGTGATATGTGGGATGATATAAGTGATGATATATGTGATATGTGGGATGATATAAGTGATGATATATGTGATAGGTGTGATGATATAACTGATGATATATGTGATATGTGTGATGATATAAGTGAGGATATATGTGATATGTGTGATGATATAGG
This is a stretch of genomic DNA from Bufo gargarizans isolate SCDJY-AF-19 chromosome 3, ASM1485885v1, whole genome shotgun sequence. It encodes these proteins:
- the LOC122931810 gene encoding coiled-coil domain-containing protein 1-like, with product MWDDISDMCDDISYDMCDDISDDISDMCDDISDMCDDISYDMWDDISDDICDMWDDISEDICDMWDDISEDICDMCDDIGDRCDDITDDICNMCDDISDDICDMWDDISDDMWDDIGERCDDITDDICDMWDVISDDICDMWDDISDDICDMWDDISDDICDRCDDITDDICDMCDDISEDICDMCDDIGDRCDDITDDICNMCDDISDDISDDMWDDIGDRCDDITDDICDMCDDISDMWDDISDDICDMWDDISDDICDMWDDISDDICDMCDDITDDICVMI